A stretch of Cucumis sativus cultivar 9930 chromosome 2, Cucumber_9930_V3, whole genome shotgun sequence DNA encodes these proteins:
- the LOC101211117 gene encoding E3 ubiquitin-protein ligase XBAT32 isoform X2, whose amino-acid sequence METCKKPRLYWNTILVWRGIRLLVYEIPLSITLQLMATMRLSPSCLNLGSRSIFGIIGVSSHRQTALMQACQHGHWEVVQTLILFKANIHRADYLNGGTALHLAALNGHSRCIRLLLADYVPSTPKFWNMLHGSSNNEEQVSKFEFGALKEVVNRTSDGGITALHMAALNGHVDSVQLLLDLGASAFQVTVEDGTTIDLIGAGSTALHYAACGGNAQCCQMLIARGADLTAQNANGWTPLMVARSWHRDWLVEILSREAGAVATNLVPSPYLTLPLMSIVRIARECGWRSCDSLLTCQDPCVVCLERECTVAAQGCDHEFCTRCALYLCSTNCTSSVSHGPTGSIACPLCRNGIVSFIKLPRTKPIAKEITRTSLSLSFCTCSGEAPEPPTLTTPLCKPEFTCSRISPLGASFRSLSCQRFPSVKLNSNLCMGDPHSSSSSLVPCDVDRNMRNHVSRCSRSSGFRRTASEGRRSWLSALNQYVTTGSGC is encoded by the exons ATGGAGACTTGCAAGAAGCCAAGGCTTTATTGGAATACAATCCTCGTTTGGCGAGGTATTCGACTTTTGGTGTACGAAATTCCCCTCTCCATTACTCTGCAGCTCATGGCCACCATGAG ATTGTCTCCCTCTTGCTTGAATCTGGGGTCGAGATCAATCTTCGGAATTATCGGGGTCAG tTCTCATCGACAGACTGCTTTGATGCAAGCTTGTCAACATGGTCACTGGGAGGTTGTTCAGACtcttatactttttaaagCCAAT ATTCACAGAGCAGATTACTTGAACGGAGGTACTGCTCTTCACTTGGCAGCTCTGAATGGTCATTCTCGGTGCATTCGACTTCTGCTTGCTGATTATGTACCCAGTACaccaaaattttggaatatgTTACATGGTAGTTCGAACAACGAAGAAcaagtttctaagtttgagtTCGG TGCTCTGAAGGAGGTAGTTAACAGAACATCAGATGGAGGCATCACAGCACTGCATATGGCAGCGCTAAATGGGCACGTTGATAGTGTGCAGTTACTTTTGGACTTGGGTGCCTCTGCTTTTCAGGTTACTGTGGAAGATGGAACCACCATCGATCTAATAG GTGCTGGCAGCACTGCTCTTCACTATGCTGCATGTGGCGGAAATGCCCAGTGCTGTCAA ATGTTGATTGCTAGGGGAGCCGATCTTACTGCACAAAATGCAAATGG ATGGACTCCCTTGATGGTCGCTCGTTCATGGCACCGAGACTGGCTTGTGGAAATTCTTAGCAGAGAAGCAGGAGCAGTAGCGACAAATCTTGTCCCTTCACCATATTTGACTCTTCCCCTTATGAGCATTGTTAGAATTGCTAG AGAATGTGGATGGAGAAGTTGTGACTCTTTACTTACATGTCAAGATCCATGTGTAGTATGTTTGGAGAGAGAATGCACAGTTGCTGCACAAG GTTGTGATCACGAGTTCTGCACGAGATGTGCATTGTATCTCTGTTCCACAAACTGCACATCATCAGTTTCTCATGGTCCGACTGGTTCAATTGCGTGCCCGCTCTGCCGAAATGGCATAGTTTCATTCATTAAACTTCCTAGAACGAAACCAATTGCCAAAGAGATCACCAGAACCAGTTTATCTTTATCATTCTGCACTTGTTCTGGTGAGGCACCAGAGCCTCCCACATTAACCACGCCATTATGCAAGCCTGAGTTCACTTGTTCCCGAATCTCTCCACTCGGAGCATCGTTTCGATCCCTTAGCTGTCAGAGGTTTCCTTCAGTGAAACTGAACTCCAATCTCTGCATGGGAGATCCTCACAGTAGTAGCTCCTCTTTGGTTCCTTGCGATGTTGACAGGAACATGAGGAACCATGTTTCGAGATGCTCAAGATCATCAGGTTTTCGAAGAACAGCATCTGAAGGTAGGAGATCATGGCTATCTGCCTTGAATCAGTATGTAACAACTGGAAGCGGATGCTGA
- the LOC101211117 gene encoding probable E3 ubiquitin-protein ligase XBOS32 isoform X1, giving the protein MKFLSMVGNSFGCSASGERLVSAARDGDLQEAKALLEYNPRLARYSTFGVRNSPLHYSAAHGHHEIVSLLLESGVEINLRNYRGQTALMQACQHGHWEVVQTLILFKANIHRADYLNGGTALHLAALNGHSRCIRLLLADYVPSTPKFWNMLHGSSNNEEQVSKFEFGALKEVVNRTSDGGITALHMAALNGHVDSVQLLLDLGASAFQVTVEDGTTIDLIGAGSTALHYAACGGNAQCCQMLIARGADLTAQNANGWTPLMVARSWHRDWLVEILSREAGAVATNLVPSPYLTLPLMSIVRIARECGWRSCDSLLTCQDPCVVCLERECTVAAQGCDHEFCTRCALYLCSTNCTSSVSHGPTGSIACPLCRNGIVSFIKLPRTKPIAKEITRTSLSLSFCTCSGEAPEPPTLTTPLCKPEFTCSRISPLGASFRSLSCQRFPSVKLNSNLCMGDPHSSSSSLVPCDVDRNMRNHVSRCSRSSGFRRTASEGRRSWLSALNQYVTTGSGC; this is encoded by the exons atgaaatttctaAGCATGGTTGGGAATTCCTTTGGATGTTCTGCTTCTGGGGAACGTTTAGTTTCAGCTGCAAGAGATGGAGACTTGCAAGAAGCCAAGGCTTTATTGGAATACAATCCTCGTTTGGCGAGGTATTCGACTTTTGGTGTACGAAATTCCCCTCTCCATTACTCTGCAGCTCATGGCCACCATGAG ATTGTCTCCCTCTTGCTTGAATCTGGGGTCGAGATCAATCTTCGGAATTATCGGGGTCAG ACTGCTTTGATGCAAGCTTGTCAACATGGTCACTGGGAGGTTGTTCAGACtcttatactttttaaagCCAAT ATTCACAGAGCAGATTACTTGAACGGAGGTACTGCTCTTCACTTGGCAGCTCTGAATGGTCATTCTCGGTGCATTCGACTTCTGCTTGCTGATTATGTACCCAGTACaccaaaattttggaatatgTTACATGGTAGTTCGAACAACGAAGAAcaagtttctaagtttgagtTCGG TGCTCTGAAGGAGGTAGTTAACAGAACATCAGATGGAGGCATCACAGCACTGCATATGGCAGCGCTAAATGGGCACGTTGATAGTGTGCAGTTACTTTTGGACTTGGGTGCCTCTGCTTTTCAGGTTACTGTGGAAGATGGAACCACCATCGATCTAATAG GTGCTGGCAGCACTGCTCTTCACTATGCTGCATGTGGCGGAAATGCCCAGTGCTGTCAA ATGTTGATTGCTAGGGGAGCCGATCTTACTGCACAAAATGCAAATGG ATGGACTCCCTTGATGGTCGCTCGTTCATGGCACCGAGACTGGCTTGTGGAAATTCTTAGCAGAGAAGCAGGAGCAGTAGCGACAAATCTTGTCCCTTCACCATATTTGACTCTTCCCCTTATGAGCATTGTTAGAATTGCTAG AGAATGTGGATGGAGAAGTTGTGACTCTTTACTTACATGTCAAGATCCATGTGTAGTATGTTTGGAGAGAGAATGCACAGTTGCTGCACAAG GTTGTGATCACGAGTTCTGCACGAGATGTGCATTGTATCTCTGTTCCACAAACTGCACATCATCAGTTTCTCATGGTCCGACTGGTTCAATTGCGTGCCCGCTCTGCCGAAATGGCATAGTTTCATTCATTAAACTTCCTAGAACGAAACCAATTGCCAAAGAGATCACCAGAACCAGTTTATCTTTATCATTCTGCACTTGTTCTGGTGAGGCACCAGAGCCTCCCACATTAACCACGCCATTATGCAAGCCTGAGTTCACTTGTTCCCGAATCTCTCCACTCGGAGCATCGTTTCGATCCCTTAGCTGTCAGAGGTTTCCTTCAGTGAAACTGAACTCCAATCTCTGCATGGGAGATCCTCACAGTAGTAGCTCCTCTTTGGTTCCTTGCGATGTTGACAGGAACATGAGGAACCATGTTTCGAGATGCTCAAGATCATCAGGTTTTCGAAGAACAGCATCTGAAGGTAGGAGATCATGGCTATCTGCCTTGAATCAGTATGTAACAACTGGAAGCGGATGCTGA
- the LOC101216679 gene encoding RING-H2 finger protein ATL13 has translation MATLSQPISNFPLPPPSPDTQSDGGFNLDNEVSPTILLAIIILAIIFFFSGLLHLLLRFFHKPQIRTDPEDSTAGDGGASAFQGQLRQLFHLHDAGVDQSFIDTLPVFLYKAIIGLKLDPFDCSVCLCEFQPNDKLRLLTKCSHAFHMDCIDTWLLTHSTCPLCRASLVSDFAAINGGFSSPIVGVLESASNSSREIGEVHTGSFLGFLGDVSDFTELKTEEPPATGAETVVPIKLGKFKNLESNGEGSSNNSNVGSRRCFSMGSFGYVMDENSSLQVPIRTPAVRKQVRKKKDLPLMLGSRAAISECDCESRREFNFEELSGRVESFRHGNSKDSCEEKVAGAGDRVAVMDLSRRAFSFHFPANRNRPRSENGMGMMDEENQRRNSLEFVENRPSFVRRTLQWLMGKNNNRIVHSSFTPNDDDDHS, from the coding sequence ATGGCTACTCTCTCTCAacccatttctaattttccTCTTCCACCGCCGTCACCGGATACCCAATCCGACGGCGGTTTTAATTTAGACAACGAAGTAAGTCCCACAATTCTCTTAGCCATAATCATCCTCGccattatctttttcttctccggCCTCCTCCACCTTCTCCTCCGATTCTTCCACAAACCCCAAATCAGAACTGACCCAGAAGATTCCACTGCCGGCGACGGCGGTGCCTCTGCTTTCCAAGGTCAACTCCGGCAGCTGTTTCACCTCCATGACGCCGGCGTTGACCAATCCTTCATCGATACACTCcctgtttttctttataaagcCATAATCGGCTTGAAATTAGACCCATTTGATTGCTCTGTTTGTCTCTGTGAATTTCAGCCTAATGATAAGCTTCGATTATTGACGAAATGCAGCCATGCTTTTCATATGGATTGCATAGACACTTGGCTTTTGACTCATTCTACTTGTCCTCTCTGTCGTGCGAGCTTGGTTTCTGATTTCGCTGCCATTAATGGCGGATTCTCGTCTCCAATTGTTGGAGTTCTTGAATCTGCAAGTAATAGTTCGAGAGAAATTGGGGAAGTTCACACCGGTTCGTTTCTTGGTTTTCTTGGGGATGTGTCGGATTTTACTGAATTGAAAACAGAGGAACCTCCGGCAACGGGAGCAGAGACGGTGGTTCCGATTAAATTAGGGAAGTTTAAGAATTTGGAGAGTAATGGAGAAGGGAGTAGTAATAATAGCAATGTGGGTTCGAGGAGGTGTTTTTCAATGGGGTCTTTTGGGTATGTAATGGATGAAAATTCGTCTCTTCAAGTTCCCATCAGGACGCCGGCGGTGAGGAAACAggtgaggaagaagaaggatctGCCATTGATGCTCGGGAGCAGAGCGGCAATATCTGAATGCGATTGCGAATCAAGAAGAGAGTTTAATTTTGAGGAATTGAGTGGGAGAGTTGAGAGTTTCCGCCATGGGAACTCGAAGGACAGCTGTGAAGAGAAGGTAGCCGGCGCCGGTGACAGAGTGGCGGTGATGGATTTGTCTAGAAGGGCGTTTTCGTTTCATTTTCCTGCGAATCGGAACCGACCCAGATCGGAAAATGGGATGGGAATGATGGATGAAGAGAATCAGAGAAGAAACAGTTTGGAATTTGTTGAGAATCGGCCGTCGTTTGTGAGAAGAACGTTACAGTGGCTGATGGGAAAGAACAACAATAGGATTGTTCATTCATCTTTTACACctaatgatgatgatgatcattcttga